Genomic DNA from Pirellulales bacterium:
GGGCTGCCGCAATAGATCGCCGTCGACTTCCCTGCCAGCAGCGTTTGCCGGTTGTGCCGTCCTCCCAGCGCCCAATAGCCCACGCCGCGCCCATCAAGCTTGCTCGCCTCCACCGGGCCGTGCCCCGTCACGATCGTGAACAAATCGGCCGATGCGTCCACTTTCCATTCCGCGGTAGAACGCTTACGATCGCGCGCGGTCGCCACCAACTTCGCCACGCTCTCGCCCGCGCGCTGGATGATCGCTTCCTCGACATGCGCTCGGCTGAATCGCTGCACCGACTCGGGCAGGCGCATCATTTCGGGCCAGCGATCCGCCGCGTCGACCTGCCCCGCCACCCAATACGTGGCAATGCCGCGCTCGTGCAGTCGCTCCAATTGCGATGTCAAAAAGGCGACCGCCACCGGCCCCGCCAAGCGCACATCGGCGATGTCTCCCGCCAGCACGACGAAATCAACCCGCTCGGCGAGCGCCGTTTCGATCACTCGCTCGGCCGCCAGATACGGCGCTTCGACCAGCGCCTCGCGCAAATGATCGGGGACTTCGACCAGTCCGCTGGCCGGCAATTCCAGATGCCAGTCGCTGGTGTGCAGAAAGCGAAATGCGAGACCAGACATCGACGCCTCCCTGCGCGAAAGACAGGCCAGTTGGGCAGTTTGCGCGTGTAGTCTAGTCCCTGCCGCCTCTCCTGGCTACGCGAGTTCGCCCAACTGCCAGGCCGGCGGTTCGCCGTTCAGACGCCCCCCAGGGAAGCATTCGCCCAACCGGGCAATAATGCTCCCAACGGGGCGAACTGGGCCGCTTACAATCGGCCCCGTGAGCCGGGCCCCGTCACTGATCGGCAACGCTCGGCGACCCGGGGAAGTGTTCACCGAGCTATTCAAGACTCCCTGCGGCGCCCCGCCTCCCGCCTCGCCTCCGCGATCATCCATCCGCGCGGCCCGCTTCTTCCGCCTCGCCCCGCGCGCGATCGTCAATCCGTGCGGCCCCCTTCTTCCGCCTCGCCCCCACGCAGTAGGGGGAGAGGCAGCGACCGCAGGTCGCGGTGAGGGGGCATTTTTCTTACGTTCTTCTTCGCCCTAACTGCGTGCCATGTCCACGCTTCGGCGTGGACATGCCGAACTACGCGCGAGCCGACTTCGGCCTTCGCCCCCGAGCAGCGAAGCGCAGCAGGGGGAGAAGGTGGCCGATAGGCCGGATGAGGGGGCTTTCTCTTGCCACTATTCTCCCCTCTCTGCGTCTCCCCGTCTCTGCGGTTATCTTCCCCGCGCGCTTGAACCCCCACCGTCGGCGCCGTAGGCTAGCCGCCGAGCGCTAGGACGTCATGGGGCGCGGGCTTTTTTTTCGTTCGTCGCCCCGCGAGTGT
This window encodes:
- a CDS encoding DNA repair exonuclease; its protein translation is MSGLAFRFLHTSDWHLELPASGLVEVPDHLREALVEAPYLAAERVIETALAERVDFVVLAGDIADVRLAGPVAVAFLTSQLERLHERGIATYWVAGQVDAADRWPEMMRLPESVQRFSRAHVEEAIIQRAGESVAKLVATARDRKRSTAEWKVDASADLFTIVTGHGPVEASKLDGRGVGYWALGGRHNRQTLLAGKSTAIYCGSPQGRRFSEAGPHGCTLVEVGHENHVRTRPVATDVLRWQREELTIESTRHFGQLESLIEERLLLLAEQAADCDAIVHWQVRVVEGLAGAMARRAATELLEALRAKHGYATPMRWSAALELSPAERMPDDLYAQDSILGDFLRELRGLQLDAQRDLDLPDLVSPRRREELSELVALADPETRARVLRQATALGWELLGSSSEAGEA